The Treponema phagedenis DNA segment TTATTAAACTGAGAATTATCCGCTTTTTGCGCACACCCGATTATAACAACCTTTTCTCCGGCGATCCCACTTGGGTTACCGAATCTATCGGCGGTATGGGTGTTGACGGCAGAACGCTGGTAACAAAAACCTCGTATCGTTATTTGCATACATTGTATAATCTCGGACCGGCACCGGAGCCGAACATGACCGTGCTTTGGTCAAACAATGCGCCCGAAAATTGGATTAAATTCTGCGCAAAAGTTTCAATCGAAACTTCTTCCATTCAATATGAGAATGATGATTTAATGCGCCCCGATTTCGGCGATGACTACGGTATTGCCTGCTGTGTTTCTCCGATGAAGATCGGAAAACAAATGCAACTTTTCGGCGCGCGGGCAAACTTGCCGAAGTGCTTACTGTATGCGATCAACGGCGGTAAAGATGAAAAGTCCGGCGCACAGGTAGGCCCCGCATTCCGCCCGATTACTTCTGAGTACCTTGACTTTGATGAGGTAATGGAGCGCTTTGAAAACATGATGGAGTGGCTCGCCGGCGTGTACATGAATGCGCTGAAAATTATTCACTACATGCACGATAAATACTCGTACGAAGCCTTTGAGCTTGCCTTGCATGATCCCGATGTGGAGCGCATTCAGGCAACCGGTATTGCGGGACTTTCAATTGTTGCCGACTCGCTTGCAGCAATCCGCGATGCAAAAGTAAAGGTTATTCGCAATGAAGAAGGTATTGCCGTCGGTTTTGAGCGCGAAGGTGATTATGTTCCCTTCGGAAACGATAATGACAGAACCGATGAGCTTGCGGTTATGGTTGCACGGAAATTTATGAACTATCTGCGCCGCCATGAAACCTACCGCCACGCAAAGGCAACACAGTCTGTTTTGACCATTACTTCCAACGTTGTATACGGCAAAAAAACAGGCGCCACACCGTGCGGACGCTGTGCTGCAGAACCCTTTGCTCCCGGAGCAAACCCGATGAACGGGCGCGACACCAACGGAGCCATCGCTTCGCTTGCATCGGTTGCAAAACTCCCCTTTGAAGATATCGGTGACGGTATTTCGTATACCTTTGCGATTGCGCCGAATGCGCTCGGAAAAGAAGAAGATTCCCGAATCAATAACCTTGCGGGGCTTATGCGCGGATACTTTGAGCCGGACGGCGGGCAGCACTTGAACGTAAACGTATTTAATCGTGAGTTACTTGAGGATGCAATGGAGCACCCCGAAAAATATCCGCAGCTTACTATCAGGGTTTCCGGCTATGCGGTAAATTTCGTAAAACTTACGCGTGAACAACAGCTTGATGTATTATCAAGAACAATCAATCAGGCAATGTAACGCCGGAATATAAACGTTTTACAGTTATGGCTCTTATTCATTCGCACGAAAGCTTCGGCACGGTTGACGGTCCGGGAATACGCTATGTGGTATTCCTACAAGGGTGTCCTTTGCGGTGTAAATATTGCCATAACTGTGATACGTGGTTTCAGAAAGATGCGAAATTTGTAGAAACAGCTGAAGAAACCTTTGAAAAAATAATAAAGTACAAGCGGTTCATCCGTTCGGGCGGGGTAACCGTCACCGGCGGGGAACCGCTTATGCAGCCCGAATATGTATGCGAGCTTTTTAAACTCTGCAAAAAAGAGGGCATACACACCGCAATTGATACTTCCGGAATTTATTTAAACGATGCCGTTCGTGAAGCGCTAAAGGTAACCGACCTTGTGCTTTTAGATTACAAAGCGGCAGACCCCGAAACCCACCTTGAACTGACCGGCGTGCCGCAGCAGCCGATCCTCAATTTTTTAGCGTACCTTTGCGAAATAAACATGCCGATGTGGATCAGACACGTTGTAATCCCGGGCATCACCGACAAGCCCGAAGACCTTGAAAAAATCGCTTCATTCATAAAAACGCTCCCCAATGTTGAACGCACCGAAATACTGCCGTATCACACGCTCGGCGTATACAAATGGAAACAAATGGGAAAACCCTACCCGCTGGAAGGGGTTCCGCCGCTTCCCAAAGAAAAATACGAAATGGCAAAAAAAATTTTCACCGACAAAGGGTTAAAAATAGATTAATATAACGTTTTTTAATACATCTTACTCAAAACGTAAAAAATTTTATAAAAAAGAGTTCGACACGGCGCAACGGCGAGCAAACTTACCACAGGAATGCTTAAACACGGTTTTAACGTCCGTGGCAAAAACTAACCCACGAGTTTTAAAGCTTCGATTTTGTAATTTACTGTTGATGCTTTTAAACATCGTTTGAATTTGTTCTGAGTTTTGCCGTCTGGAACGATTTACCATAGTAATACTTAAATCTGCAAATACTTGTTAATGTGCTGATTATTACACAAGGAACTAACTACAGAATCTTACCTTAAAGACGTCATTATGGTGCAGGTTATAAAAAATCTCTAAGTCTTCAGATTTTAAAATTTAAAACTGATAAGCTAAAAACTTAAATATGGTTAAAAAACGCTTGACGTTTTTTTTTGCAATGGAGGATAATATTTTAAAATAATTATATTTAGAGGAGTTTTTGATGAAAAAGCGGAAAACGGAAAAAATGCAGTTTATTTCAAAAGTGTTGATGCTTGGTATGCTTATTATATCAGTGTCTTTTGTTTCTTGTAAGGGACAAAATCATCTCGAAAAACCGGAAACTCCTCCGGAAAGCAAGATTATACCGCCGAATTCCGAAAATTCTACTGTTTCTTCGATCAGTGAAATTATAATACCGAAAAATTTGAAAGAATTAGAAAATGCGGACGGCTATCTTATCGAATGGACGGATTCGAGCGGAAAGAACCAAAAAACCACAGTTTTAAAAGACAAGACGGACATAATATTGCCGGGCGGAATAAAAAGCGGAACAACACCGACTGTTACGCCTCTTAAAGAAGATTCAAGCGGAAAACTTGTACCGCCTAAAGACGCTATGTACCCCCCCCCCCCCTGCTGCCGAAGATTGGATTGTAAAAGGTATTACAGCATTGGAAAACAGCGCATGGGATGAGGCTGTTTTCTGTTTTGAACAAGCATATAAGAATGAGAAAAATAATAAAACAAAAATATACTATGCGCTTACCAGACTTGCCGCAATAAGCACTAAGCCTGAAACCGTTAGTTTCATACGTAATAGGCTCGGAATAGAAGCTTATCCCAACAGGCTGAACGCCCTCATCAATTTGGATTGGTTCAAGGATATTGACAGGGAGTATAAAAGTAGCTTTCCTGTAGACAAAGACAAAGCTGCTTTTACCGAGTATACAAGCGGTAGTTATGATGATAATTATGTACGCGTAAATGCACATGTAAAAGCCCATGGCGGAGATACGGCGGGCAAGCAAACGGCAAATTCATGGAAGGTGTATACATGGGGCATTACCGATGAAGAGGGAAATAAAACAGACGGCTGGTTTGATTATGACGACAAGGCTAGCTATGAAGCACTGCTTAAACTTGACCCGAAAGAAAGACGGGGCTGGCATGATTTTAATTCCGTTACCCTTGTAATTGACAACTTTGCGGATGATGGTGCGTACATGGTGCCCTTCGATGGTTTTTCTGAAGGAAGTATTCCCGCTGCAACAAAAAAATACAGTAGAGGCGCTGGTGTCCAAACGTGGTACAAGTATAAGGCGGTTTATACCGAATACCTTCCCGAAGTGAAGGTTATCGCCGACTGGTATAAAGATATGCGCCCCTTAATGAAATTACTGGCGATTATCGTGGAACGGTATGCAAATTCCGCCGATTCGCTTATCGATGAGGTGTACGGGCTTATATTCGGAAAAGAATTTGAAGAAGCGGTGAAGGTGCTGAAAAGCCTTGATGATACACCTGTTGATATTCCGAGCAAATTGATCAAATTGCTTCATTTAGAAGAGCATCTCGGTGAAGACGGATTTTCTATACAGTCTGCACAAATAAAAGGCGTTGTCGGCGGATTGCTGGTTGCACGAGGCGGTATGGAATTTGTGCAATCATATCAATTTACCACCGACCTTTCGTTCTTAAAAGCGAATTGGGAAAACAGAGAATTTAATACGCAGATTAAAGACAAACTGAAAACATATTCAAAGGCAATGGATCCGCTCGCCAACGGCTTTTTAACAACAAGAAATGCATACAAAATGCGGGCGGCAAAAGAAGATTTTGTTGCCGGACTTGACTTGCTGGTCGCTATGTATGACAGTTTCCTCTCAGACTCTAATATGCCGCAGGATGCAAAAGACAAAGTAGAAAAAGACTATGGATATATAAAGGGGCTTGTTCAATCGACTCGCGATGCTATTAAAAACGGCGGAACCGTAGACATGCTGCAGGGCGAAAATAACTATTTACAGACGGAATTTACTGAATTCACCATTAACATGGGTACATTGTTTACACCGGGCGCTCTTAAGATAGAAAACCTATTTGAACTTGACGGCAATAAGCCTAAGATTTCTACTAGTAAAAGAAATCGCCCCTGTATTACGTTTACGCTGCCTAACGATATTGTAGAGTTAAAGGATAAAAACGGTAATGTATTTAAAGATATACAGATAGATATCGGGGATTTTGCCGATACGTTAAAGGAATTTTATAAGAACAAATAATTGCCGTAACGATAAAATTCGGTAATCTAAAAAGGGACTTCCCTGCTTTTAGGGAAGTCCTACTTCTATGAAAAAGCTTTTTATCCCGATTTTCTTTGCTTGTTTTTCTCTTGTCTCTGCGGTATCGCAGCTCAGTTATAATCAGTTTATTCTTTTTGCAAATAATAAAAAAGAAGTTGTCTTTGCGCCATCGTTTAAATTTTACACGCAGTTTTTATATCCTGAAGGAGAAACTTCGATTATTGTAGGCGGCAATTCCGTTATTTCCACAATTGAAAAATGCGGTGCTTTAAACCGATTTCAGTATGTCGATATTAAAACACAGTTGTATGGGATCGGTTTACATGCGGGTATAGCCGATAATTACCTACACTTTCTTGAACTTCCTTTGAAAAATATCGTTCGGCTGGAAGAAAAATCTCCAAGCCGGTTTTTTCATCTTGGTTTTTCCGTGCCTTTTCCTCAAATAACCGGAAGTGCTGCTTTTGATTGGTATTGGGGTAAGGCTGCTTTCGGTAGTTATGATTTCGGCGCATTTATCGGTAAACCGGTTTTTGAAAAACTATCCGCATTTGTATGGCGCATGCATGCAAGCGATTATTATCGTTTTACCCTGCATGTTATACAAGTCAATGGGGAAGTGCAAAATACAAAAGACGAACCGTTTTTATTTGCCGACGGGCAAATAATTACGGCGAATAATAGATCCACATTATATGCAAATAATGATTCGTGTTTTTCCGCAGGATTCGGTTTTTTTTCTCTTTCAGCAAAGGCGAATATTCATCTTACGGCGAAAAACCAAGGTTATTTTTTATTTCCGTACTCATTTTATAACCGACAGTTTTTGCTCGAAAGTTTTGGCTTCGGGTGTGGGTTTGAGTATTCATATACGCGGGAATTTTTCGGAGTTCGTATAAAAACGGATCTGTACTCGGTTATTGCTTCGCAGGAAAAAGATGCACTGCACTCAAAAGAGAAAAAAAATTTTCTTTTTAAAGGAAAAGAGGTAAAGCAGGAACAAATAGGTTCAGCGCTAAAAAATACTCATTTATTGGTATTTACCGCTTCCGGTTTTTATCGCCTAAATGAACAGCTTACCGTTTCTTGGCGAAAAATAATTCCTATTCCCTTGCTTCCGAAAAAGCTTCAAAAGCAGTTGCCGGATTCACAAATTTTTCCGGAAAATTTACAAAATAAGCGGCAAGGTTTACCAGTTGATTTTATATTGAGCGGGCTTTCTTTTTATGTAACTCTGCAGTTATAAGCTTCAAAATAGAATTATAAAGCATCTGTAAAAATTAGGCTCGTTTGTAAAAGTTTCTTTCCGAACTGTTATCCAAAAGTTTTAAAAATACTGAACTAGTGTAGCGTTTTGTAATTAACTTCCTGTTATAAAAATCGGAGTATCAACAAAAAGGGTTTGCAGGTTCAGCATTACTATGGTAAATTGCTCACCGTTGCTAAATTTCAAACGATGTTTTAAAGCATCAACACTATTTTGTAAAATTGAAGCTTTAAAACTCGCTGGCGAAGTTACAGTAAATTTTCAAAACTTCGCCGTTGCGCCGTGTCGGGCTCTTTTTTATAAAATTTTTTACGATTTGTATAAAATGCATTAAGAAAAATAATCGAGTTATCAAAAAAAAACGTTATACTGGAAAAGGCATCACAAAAGGTATCTAAAGGAATAGTTAAGAAGTAAAAATTTGAATCAAATCAAAAAGAGAGAAAATTTATCGTATGTTTTATGGACAACATTAACAAAAAAGATATTTTGATCTTGACTAATCTTAAAAACCGTATAAAATTGTAGTATGAGTGATTACCTTGATATTAATAATGAAGAGTTGCTGAAAGATTTTTTCAGCGAAGCAGAGCAGCAGGTAGAGCAGCTTGAAAGCAATATTTTAGTTATTGAACAAGATCCCGATAACCATGAGGCTATTGATGAAATCTTTCGGGCTGCCCATACGCTTAAAGGCGGATCTGCTACCGTCGAAATGCAAGAGCTTTCGACATTTACTCACGCGATGGAAGATCTCTTGGACGCATTGCGGTCGGGAACGGTAAAGGTTAATGAGCCGGTTGTTGACACGCTTTTGACCTCGCTTGATGTAATTAAGGCAATGCTTGCAGCTCGAGCTGAAGGAACCGTATATAGTGATGATGTTTCCGATTTGCTAAATCTAATTCGCTCGTATATTCCCGGAAAGTCGGAGAGTGTTAGTGCGAATAAGACGGCAACTCCTAAGCCTCGCAGCGAAAAGAAAGTTGCAAAAACTGAGGTATCAAAAATTCTAGGTGAATCACCCGCATCTCTTCTTTCAGAATATGAAATGCTCGAAATAAAGGATGCGCTTCTTTCGGGACAAAAGCTTTATGCGATAACAGTGCACTTTGATGAGTCCAATTTAATGAATACGGTTGGAGGCATCCAAGTCTTTGCCACATTAAAACAGGTAGGCACCGTATTAAAAACAGTTCCTGATTTTGATGCTTTGTATGAAGATATATTTCAGGAATATGTTGTATATTTTATTGCTTCGGGAAACAACAAAGCGAGCATTGAAGAAACCGCTTTTATCCCCGATGTAACGCTTACAGTAGAAGTGATTGAGGTTTCTCTTTCGGCTGATTTGGAGCCTATTCCCGCTCCTACTCCTGCTCCCGTAAAAGAAACTGCTAAAGAACCGGCTCAAGAGAAAGTTGCAAGTGCTAAAGCTGCGCCGGACGCTCCTAAAAAAGCGATGGTGAAGATTTCGCATGCACAAACCGGCTCTTCTCATACAGCAGGGGCAATTTTGCGTGTTGATGCAAAGCGTATTGACTACCTGCTTAATTTGGTTAGTGAAACCGTTATTACAAAAGCCGCTTTAAACCAAAGTTCAATAGAATTTAATGAGTTGTATACAATGTTCCAAACCGCAAACGCGGGATATAAAGAAAAACTCCGTAAATTCATTGATAAAATGCCGACTTATCTTGAGAAAATTCAAAACGGTGTAGATATAAATAGCATTAAAAAAGAGGTTTCTTCCGACTATCTCGGTATTCTTGATGTGTTTTCAGGTTTTGAAGGGAACTTAAAATCTTCCGTAACAAAATTCCGCTCCGCATCTCAAAATCTTGGGCGTATTTCCGGAGAGTTGCAAGAAGGGGTTATGAAAATCCGCATGGTTCCGATCAGCCAGATTTTTAGCCGTTTTCCGCGCGTTGTTCGGGATCTGTCAAAAGATTTAAAGAAAAATGTCCAATTAGTAATTGAGGGTGAAGACACCGAACTTGATAAATCCGTTGTTGAAGATCTCTTGGATCCGATTATGCACTGTGTGCGAAACTCCCTTGACCATGGTATTGAAACTCCTGAAGTTCGTAAAAAGTTTGGAAAACCAGAGCAGGGAACGCTCTTGTTAAAAGCTAGCAATGAGGGGAATATGATCGTTATCGAGATTTCAGATGACGGGCATGGAATAGATGTTGACTCGGTAAAAGCCAAGGCTGTGGAGAGAGGAATTCTTCACCCGGGAAAAAATCTCACTGACATTGAAGCATTCCAGCTGATTTTTGCTCCTGGTTTCTCAACCTCGAAAAAGGTTTCAAGTGTCTCCGGACGCGGTGTCGGCTTGGATGTGGTAAAAACTCATATTGAAAAATTAAACGGTACTGTAACGGTTAACTCCGAGCCGAATTTAGGGACTCGGTTTATTATTAAACTGCCGCTTACCTTGGCCATTATTCAAGGCTTGCTTATCAGGGTTGGAGAAGAGGTTTACTCTATTCCCATCACCTCGGTTATTGAAAGTCATCGGGTAAAGGTTGAAGATATCAGTCGCATTGATAATTATGAGGTGTTTAATGTGCGCGATGAGGTAATAAGCTTGTTGCGGTTAAATCGCCTGTTTGGAATTGCTTCAGATGAAGTTCTGGAAGACGATTATCATTACATTGTTATCGTAGGTACTGCTGATAAAAAAGTCGGTTTAATGGTTGACAGCCTTATTGGAGAGGAAGATGTTGTTATCAAACCTTTGAAGGATCAGTTTACCAGTTCGCCCGGAATTGCCGGAGCATCAATTTTAGGTGACGGTTCTGTCTCGCTTATCATTGATGTAAGTCGATTGTTGGAGCTTGGTATGCAGCAGGAAATTCGCGCAAGAGAACAGCGAGAAGCATCCGCTTGGTAAGAGGTAGTTATGGAAAATATAAATGCTAATATAAACACAAACGAGATTACGCAGGAAAATTACAGTGATGCTTTGCGTGAGCAGCTTGCGGTAATAGACTTTAAAATGGTAACGTTCTCCCTTGCAGGAAAAGATTATGCCATCGATATTATGCAGGTTAAAGAAATCGCTAAGGCGGACAATTTTACCTATGTTCCGAACACGTCGCCCTTTGTAATCGGCGTATATAATCTGCGTGGAGACATTATTCCTATTATTGATTTGAGAATATTTTTTAATATTTCTGTTAAAAAAAGAGAAAAAAACAGTATGGAAAGTATGGTTATTATTACTGTCGAAGATCAAACCTTTGGCGTAGTTGTTGACCATATTGACAAAGTTGTCGGCGTTTCTTCACATACTATTCAGCCGCCGCATCCTATTTTCGGCGATATTAATATTAAATATATTCACGGAGTCGTCGAAAATGCAGGAAGATTGTATATTCTTCTTGATGTAAATAGAATTTTTGCTTCAAAAACAAAGGAAGAGAAAGTGTCTGCCGAATTTAAGGGGCAGGAAATTCTTCCTCAAACGGTTCCTGAAAGCAATGTAGCATCTCAGCAATCGGAAGAAAGTCTTGATATTCGCTTTATTAGTGATACACTTGCTGCTTTCGGAAAATTTTATGCAAGTTCTATTAATGATGATTGGCTGCGTCAGCGATATCTTGAATGGCGAGAGCTTCGGGATTCAGGAGATACACAGCTGCAAAATGAAGATGATGTGAAAGAGTTTTTAAGTACGTTTTTATCTCCTCATACAAAACAATTTTGGTCTGAGAATTATGCAAAATCCGTGCAAGAAATTTTACCGGAAAATAGCAATAAGATTATCAATGTTTGGAATGTCGGCTGTGCATCAGGGTATGAAACATACAGTTTTGCCGTTTTATTAAAGAAAAAGTACCCGAATTCTGTTGTTAGAATTTATGCAAATGATTCCGACCTTTTGGCAATCTCAAATGCTCCGATGCTTACGATCCCTGAAGAAAA contains these protein-coding regions:
- the pflB gene encoding formate C-acetyltransferase, producing the protein MHSSDYWKSFLGESWRSSIDVRDFIQSNYTPYTGDGNFLVSSTERTLNIWNKLTEMFKEETKRGVYDAETKYPQGIDTYGPGYISKEDEVIVGLQADAPLKRGIFPKGGLRMVENSLEAYGYKLDPVTKEIFTKYRKTHNEGVFSAYTDEMKAARRAGIITGLPDAYGRGRIIGDYRRVPLYGVDYLIEERKQALKQLNVAEFTEDDIRYREEISEQIKALEAFLTMCDSYGYDVRRPAENAREAVQWLYFAFLAATKDQDGAAMSLGRTSTFLDIFIEKDIREGRLTEEEAQELIDQFIIKLRIIRFLRTPDYNNLFSGDPTWVTESIGGMGVDGRTLVTKTSYRYLHTLYNLGPAPEPNMTVLWSNNAPENWIKFCAKVSIETSSIQYENDDLMRPDFGDDYGIACCVSPMKIGKQMQLFGARANLPKCLLYAINGGKDEKSGAQVGPAFRPITSEYLDFDEVMERFENMMEWLAGVYMNALKIIHYMHDKYSYEAFELALHDPDVERIQATGIAGLSIVADSLAAIRDAKVKVIRNEEGIAVGFEREGDYVPFGNDNDRTDELAVMVARKFMNYLRRHETYRHAKATQSVLTITSNVVYGKKTGATPCGRCAAEPFAPGANPMNGRDTNGAIASLASVAKLPFEDIGDGISYTFAIAPNALGKEEDSRINNLAGLMRGYFEPDGGQHLNVNVFNRELLEDAMEHPEKYPQLTIRVSGYAVNFVKLTREQQLDVLSRTINQAM
- the pflA gene encoding pyruvate formate-lyase-activating protein, encoding MALIHSHESFGTVDGPGIRYVVFLQGCPLRCKYCHNCDTWFQKDAKFVETAEETFEKIIKYKRFIRSGGVTVTGGEPLMQPEYVCELFKLCKKEGIHTAIDTSGIYLNDAVREALKVTDLVLLDYKAADPETHLELTGVPQQPILNFLAYLCEINMPMWIRHVVIPGITDKPEDLEKIASFIKTLPNVERTEILPYHTLGVYKWKQMGKPYPLEGVPPLPKEKYEMAKKIFTDKGLKID
- a CDS encoding chemotaxis protein CheA; amino-acid sequence: MSDYLDINNEELLKDFFSEAEQQVEQLESNILVIEQDPDNHEAIDEIFRAAHTLKGGSATVEMQELSTFTHAMEDLLDALRSGTVKVNEPVVDTLLTSLDVIKAMLAARAEGTVYSDDVSDLLNLIRSYIPGKSESVSANKTATPKPRSEKKVAKTEVSKILGESPASLLSEYEMLEIKDALLSGQKLYAITVHFDESNLMNTVGGIQVFATLKQVGTVLKTVPDFDALYEDIFQEYVVYFIASGNNKASIEETAFIPDVTLTVEVIEVSLSADLEPIPAPTPAPVKETAKEPAQEKVASAKAAPDAPKKAMVKISHAQTGSSHTAGAILRVDAKRIDYLLNLVSETVITKAALNQSSIEFNELYTMFQTANAGYKEKLRKFIDKMPTYLEKIQNGVDINSIKKEVSSDYLGILDVFSGFEGNLKSSVTKFRSASQNLGRISGELQEGVMKIRMVPISQIFSRFPRVVRDLSKDLKKNVQLVIEGEDTELDKSVVEDLLDPIMHCVRNSLDHGIETPEVRKKFGKPEQGTLLLKASNEGNMIVIEISDDGHGIDVDSVKAKAVERGILHPGKNLTDIEAFQLIFAPGFSTSKKVSSVSGRGVGLDVVKTHIEKLNGTVTVNSEPNLGTRFIIKLPLTLAIIQGLLIRVGEEVYSIPITSVIESHRVKVEDISRIDNYEVFNVRDEVISLLRLNRLFGIASDEVLEDDYHYIVIVGTADKKVGLMVDSLIGEEDVVIKPLKDQFTSSPGIAGASILGDGSVSLIIDVSRLLELGMQQEIRAREQREASAW
- a CDS encoding CheR family methyltransferase; the protein is MENINANINTNEITQENYSDALREQLAVIDFKMVTFSLAGKDYAIDIMQVKEIAKADNFTYVPNTSPFVIGVYNLRGDIIPIIDLRIFFNISVKKREKNSMESMVIITVEDQTFGVVVDHIDKVVGVSSHTIQPPHPIFGDINIKYIHGVVENAGRLYILLDVNRIFASKTKEEKVSAEFKGQEILPQTVPESNVASQQSEESLDIRFISDTLAAFGKFYASSINDDWLRQRYLEWRELRDSGDTQLQNEDDVKEFLSTFLSPHTKQFWSENYAKSVQEILPENSNKIINVWNVGCASGYETYSFAVLLKKKYPNSVVRIYANDSDLLAISNAPMLTIPEEKISSMYRPYVVKGVSGAYTFSSEIKDMILFEYHDCAHQNTVPDIDIILARDVLSFMSASLQSEMLQEFREKLKTTGVVILGQNEVMPRQQGWLRAEAGGLAIFSKE